In Panthera tigris isolate Pti1 chromosome B1, P.tigris_Pti1_mat1.1, whole genome shotgun sequence, the sequence attttccttttctatttggtATAATTACTTCTAGAATAcgttatttttacttaaaacttttcaagattttatttaaattccagttagttaacatagagtataatactagtttcaggttgtaatgtattatttttaatgaaaatgtggcACATTTGCATGAAGTAGTTCTCCTATGAATCATTAATCAAGCTAATAGAAACTACAAACAATACCTGTTCATACATTCTACCCACTAGCGACTGCTAGTCCTTTAAACTTTCTTGAAATGATTCCCAGCTATTAATCTTGTTTCTAAATAACAAAACGCAGACAAACCAAACTGTAGGGATCCGCTTCTGCGTGCCCGCTGGtggcaagagagagaagaggctggCAGGCACTTGGAGGGGAGTGGGCAGGAAAGAACCTCTGCAGTAACTCAGCTCTgatcttctccctccttcctcattACTTCGTCCACCACAGACTAGTTGAGTGTCAACTATGAGTCATTCCAAGTAATGAGCACTGGGGGTCCAATGATGAACGAGAAACATGCTGGGCTCTGGAAGGAGCGCTGagttcagagggagagagagggctgcATAGACATTTAGGTATATTCTAATAGTTTCTACAAAAAAGTCAAATACAATGCActatcaaaggagaaaaatggctGCCTGACAGGAATAAGAAAAGTCTTTACAGAAAAGGTGATGTTTAAAGTCTTGGCTGCAGTTTgtcaggagaggaggagggagggaattacaggcaaaaggagaaactgaagcacaagGCTGAAAGTCTGAAAGCGTGACTTCTTCAGAGTTCCCAGAGGAAAGGGTGCATGCACAATGCAGCACTGTGTGGGTGTCTGAGAGGAGGGATGGGCTGAGCACAGACCAGAAAGGCCCATGTGGGcagaccatttaaaaaaagaaaacagacaaaaaacaaagagcaacATCACACACCCCTGTGTGCTGTGCtaaagaatttggactttatcctgaaggCTATGGGGGGTCAgtggagggttgctggagaatGACATGGTCAGCTCCCTCTCTGTGCAGGGATCTGTGATTCTAGGGAGTGGAAGGGAGTGtctggcccctccccccaacccctgcactGGGACAATTGCTGGCTCTCTCCCTGCAGTTAGCTCCCTGCTCGAAGGATACCTCCCACTCTTCAGCCCACCCCCACAAAAACAGCATGTCTGGCATTTTCTATTCCTTATCTGGCTTTTGTCTTCATGATACTTCCTAAATATCTGACTTGCCTGTTTGTTGTCTGCCTCCCATACTGGCATATAAGCTCTATAATAATAACAGACACTTTGTTCTATTATTGCCGTCTCCCCAGCACCTCGTTCTGGTGCCGGGCATAGTAAATGCACCTATGTTCTTGAAAGAGTGAAGGGTAATACAAACCTGCCATTGATCTTGGTCCAAAGAACTTGGGAACCATAAACCTCAGATTCTAGGAAAGGAAATTTGCTGTGGCCAGGAGGTTCTGAGTCCCCAGGCAGAGGAATGGTGGGGTAAGGGGCTCTAAGAGGCTCTCCAGAACAACAGGCTTCCAAATGAGATGGTAAATCCCATCCTGGGAtcctttttgctttttccccagaggtggccttttttttttttttttttcccaatgtttattttttatttttgtgaggcagggggaggggcagagagagagggagacacagaatcagaagcaggttctaggctctgagctgtcagcacagagcccaatgcagggcttgaactcacagactgtgagatcatgacttgagccaaagttggatgcttaactgactgagccatccaggcacctcagagCTGGCCCTTTATAATGGGAAGGCAGGACTTAGATAGTATTCTAATTTAGGGATGTTGGAACCTAGACCAGGATTTCAATGGGGAAAGAGAATGAAGCGTAGATCTTTCCTCTAACAATACTGTCCAATGTCAGGCTCTGGAATCATGAAGTTAGGTTTTTTTCTGGATTCCCCCCTGAGATCTCAAGATAGAGAGACCATGTCCTGCAGAACTCATAGGTCTCATGAGGTCTCAGCTTGAACATGCCTCCCTGAGCATCCTGTATGTACGGCTCTGAAGGGCACGAAGAGCAGTCATGATACAGGGGTGAATTCATGAACAAGGTTCCTAGATAGGTATCTATCCTGGGAGGTGGTTTCCTGAGCCTCCAGCAGCTGGCTGGAGTGGCCTAGGCAGTGGCCTAGGCAGAGTCCAGAAACTTCTCAGAACACTGGCTGATGGCTCAGGTCCTTAGCTTTGTCAAGCCACATGGCTAGAAATCCTCTCGAATCacaagagaaacagacaaatcttGAATCATAAGACAGACAAATCTCAATTCTCTGGAAACTAATGACCTTGTTTCTAGATCTTTCCAATTTGAGAACCAACCAATTTGTTCCTGTTTCAGGCAACCAAAACCTTATATTATGGATATGCAAGGAAGATTCAGTCGTGGTTCTATTGCCTGGCATATGGGTGATTATGAGAACACCGATCAAAGAAATTCCAAAGCGGCTGTCCTTGTCAGGCAGAGCACGGCAGAATTGCCAAGAGCTTCCAAACAACCGAAGCTGCCAAAGCGACCAAGAAAGGAGGTACGATCATTTGCTTTCCTGAATCATCATAGAAAACATCAAATTATTTCCACATGAATTAGAGAATGCTATTTAATAGTAATACTGATAAACAATCAGTTTTGTGGTTCCTTTTAACCCGTgagaacattttgaaatttatatggGATTTCCACAGTAATGCCCATACTGTGGGTAGCTgggtattattcccattttatagctaaataaaacaagaaattgtAGATTTCAATCCTTACAAGTGCTTATTTAACATACAGGTGAACCTGGAGAAAATAGCCTTCTCCTTGGTTTGCAAAAGCTGAGAAAGCTCTCAGCGTATGAAATGGAGGTAAATCTGTAAGTCCTGTCAAGACTGTTGTAGACTGTTTTGTGATACTTCCTAAAAGAGTATATCAGTTCAAATTCAAGTTTTTCCCATTACTATCTAGGAAACCTTGAGCAGGTTGCATAGTTTCTctatatgggtttttttgtaaGTGAAGTGGGGAATTAGTATTTGTACAGAATATTTGATAAGATTGCTCGTAAGAATTAAGTAAAGAATGTGTAAGTATATacaaatgaataattatttcCTAGGGTCCTTTTGCATAATTCCACAGCACAATGCATTTTATAGTAATCCAGTATTTCCATATTGAGTCTCATttccacaaaagaaaagaaatgggataaCTCTCATTAATCCAAAGATTCCTATTTCCTACATGAAGACAGACAGTCTCCTTGCTCCATCGAAGAATCTTGCCAACTCCCTAAGACGACTGCTTGCCCTCCGTCACCAGAGATCTGATTCATTAGCAATTAATTACATCTATTTGAAACATTCTGTGAAGGAGCCATGGAAGTCCTCCTTGGTAGATCCTGACCCCAGGGGCACTTTGTATTAAAAAAGGGAGCAGTTCAGCTGCTAACATTCCTCGGTGGTCTGATTTTTGGGCTGGTTCCAAATGAAATGATTTATTGTAGTGTGTGTGGATGAAGGTTGGGTTAGTTACCTTCCGTCACTGAACTAATTTTGTGTAGGATTAGAGCAATCATGGATTAAACAATCCCAAATGTCTCCTTCTATCATTCACTAAATCCAATGGAGAGTTGcgcattaaaacaaacaaaaaaaaaaatgtgttaagactttttattttgaaatgatttcaaatttacagaagaGTTGCAGGAATAGTACAAAGTGAACTCTGATATTCTTTATCGAGAACAGTcacttgtttatttgctttaatgctttctaaatgtgtgtgtgtgtgtgtgtgtgtacatttgtttttccaa encodes:
- the CB1H4orf45 gene encoding uncharacterized protein C4orf45 homolog isoform X1, with protein sequence MASVSFRDPVSSTVGKRMIVTGADYIKDHLPKIHQHTSYIGEKRPALEKTGDLRYLWRPDSNRCLPAKYKYEYVGEIGWGIPEYDFINQTRLWTGFHIKHGEQSQATIDKIGHRYQNPWQPKPYIMDMQGRFSRGSIAWHMGDYENTDQRNSKAAVLVRQSTAELPRASKQPKLPKRPRKETDSLLAPSKNLANSLRRLLALRHQRSDSLAINYIYLKHSVKEPWKSSLVDPDPRGTLY